Genomic segment of bacterium:
GCGTTCTTCATGTTCGACACAACCTTCCGGGGCAACCACTTTGCGCAGGGCGCGGCGATTGCGGAGATTCTTCTGGTACTCGTCGCGCTCCTCACCGTCCCATACCTCGTCCACAGCACACGCACCGAGGTGGAACGGTGATCCCCCACCGTGCGGTTCGTGGGGGGACGGCAGGGCAGGGGAGGGGGAGTGCTCGGGCAGTCCCGTTCTTCGTCGGCGCCGCGCTCGTCCTCTCGGCGACATTCTATCTCTTGCCCTTCTATGTGCTGGTCGTCACGTCGATGAAGAGTTTTGCCGAGGTCAGCCTCGCACGGATGTGGGCGCTCCCGTCCGGCCTCTATTTCTCGAGTTTTGTCCAGGCCTGGCAGGGCAATCCCGCTCACGGCCAGCGTGGCCTAGCCGCCAACTTCCTGAACAGCGTCGAGCTCACGGTACCCGCGACCATCCTGTCGGCGTGGCTCGGATCCATGAACGGGTATGTGCTCGCGAAGGTGCGGTTCCGCGGCGCCGACGTCGTCTTCCCGGCGATCCTGTTCGGGATGTTCATTCCGTACCAGAGCGTCCTCATCCCTCTCGTCCAAACCCTCCAACGCATCGGCCTCTATGGCACCCTCCAGGGCCTGATCTTCGTCCACGTCGTCTACGGGATCCCGATCACCACGCTTATCTTCCGCAACTACTACGCCACGGTGCCGAACGAGCTCGTCGAAGCCGGCACGATGGATGGGGCCGGGCTGTGGGGGATCTATCAGCGCATCATGATCCCGCTGTCGCCCCCGGCGTTTGTCGTCGCGGCGATCTGGCAGTTCACATCGATTTGGAACGATTTCCTCTTCGGCGTCACGGTGACCAGCCAGCCCGACGTCCAGCCGATCACGGTCGCCCTCAACAACCTCGCCGGGAGCTTCGTCGTCGAATGGAACGTGCAGATGGGCGGCGCGCTGCTGGCTGCCCTGCCGACGCTCCTCGTGTACGTCTTCCTGGGGCGCTACTTCATCCGGGGGCTGATGGCGGGATCGTTGAAGGGCTGACAGCGGTTGAATGTGTGGAACATTTGTGGCACACTAGAAGAGGGAGCACGGGAGACGAACACGTGACGCAGGTGGCGGTCAGGAAGGCTGAGCAGGCCCTCGAGCACCGGCTCGCCAGTCATGGGCAACTCGTCCGGCTCCTTGCGCTTGGAAGCGCCGAGGGAGTCCGCACCTTCGTTGTGGAGGTGAGCAACTTCTTTACCGGCCTCGGCACGAAAGCCGGGGTTCCTCCAGATCAAGCGCTCATCATCACCGGCGCGGTCGTCTATGACGCGTTTCCATCCCTGTTGTGTTATCGGCGGGGGCACCGGCAGGCCGCGTCGCGCCTCCTCATCGCTCGGTGGCGGGCGTATCTCGGCCAACGTGTGAGCCCGCGAGACCTGTTTGCATCATCCTGCCGGCCAACATCCGAAGACGATGTCCTCCTGCGCGTCTTCGCGGCGACGGTCTCCGGCATGCTGGTGGAGCAGGCGAAGGTTTCGCGAGGGCGGGCCATCTTGGCTCGGCTGGCGGGGGCCCTGGGGCTCAGCCAGGACGAGATGGGCCATATCCTGGGGGTCTCAGGGGAAACGATCCGCCGGTGGGGTCATGGCAAGATCGCGGTCCCAGAGCAGCAGTTGGCCAAACTCGATTCGGCGGATGCGGCGCTCACACGATTGCAGGCGCTGTTCCGTCCCGAACGACTGCCCGAGGTCATCCGGAGACCGGCAGAATTGTTCACCGGTGAACGGGCTATCGATTGGATCCAGCGGGGCCGGATTGCAGAGGTGGCGGATCGGTACGAGATGGCGCTGTCTTATCAGGCATGACCGGGCCGCTCCTCGTGGACCACGGCCATCTCGTGTACCGGGTGATCCGCCAGAGGTGGCAAGACCCCCTCGACGCATCCCACAGTCGGGGGCGCACGGACAACCGATGGAACACACAGGCGTTCCAGGCGTTGTACGCGTGCTGCAGTGAGCGCGTAGCCCGAGCGGTCGCGCTGGATGTCTTCCGGCTGTCCGGGGTGGAACTGGAAGACCTCAACGCGGATGTCCGGCCGGCGTTGGTGGAGATCACCTGGTCGGGCACGGTCGTCGATGTGGCGTCGGCGGACGGGGTGATCGCAGCCGGATTCCCCCCCACATATCCGGCGGGGATCAGCGTCAGCGAGACGCAACACGCCGCGACCGCATGGCACAGGGCCGGCTTAGAAGGCATCGTGTGCCGCAGCGCCTCGCTGGCTCGGTTTGGGTTCGCTGAGTGGAAAGATCCGCATCCACCCTGGGGAGAGATCGCGATCTTTCCGCAGAACGCCAAGCATGCGCCCCACAGGCGCCGGAGGCGCGCCGACCTCGACTGGTTGCGCGCTGAGCCGCCAACCGCACACGCCTGACACCACGTGTCCCTGGGGATCGGAGAAGGTTCGTGACGATTGTCGTCTACGGAAAGCCGGATTGTTCCCTCTGCGAGAAGGCGAACGCCATTTTGCAACATCTCCGGCGAGAGTTCGATTTCAACATCGAGCACATCGATATCACCGCGGACCCTCGGCTCTTCCGCCGCTACCGTGAGAAGATTCCCGTGCTGACGGTGGACGGCCGGGAGATCGCCTGGGGCATCGTCACGGTTCCGACCTTACGGTCTGCCGTGAAGCGCTTGCTGGAAAAATAATCGAAACGGAGGTGAACGGATGGCAGCGGTCAAGCTGATTCCGGAGGGGTATCACACGGTCACACCGTACCTGACGGTCCAGGGAGCAGCTCGATTGATCGATTTCCTAAAGAAAGTATTCGACGCCCGCGAGACGGAGCGGTTCGAGCGCCCAGACGGGACGATTGGACACGCCGAGCTACGGATCGGCGACTCGGTCGTGATGCTGGGTGATGTGCAGGGCGAATCGAAGGCGACATCGAGCGCCATGTACGTCTACGTGAATGACGCCGATACGATATACAAGCGAGCGCTCGAGGCAGGGGCCACTTCGGTGATGGAGCCCGCCGACCAGTTCTACGGTGACCGGCACGGCGGCGTAAAGGATCCCGCTGGGAACTACTGGTGGATTGCCACCCACATCGAGGATGTGTCACCCGAGGAGCTGAAGAAACGGGCGGCAGCATTCATGAAGCAGCGGTCCTCAGGCTGAAGTCGGCCATTGACCTGAGTCTCTTGGATACCTTCCAAGAGTACACCGACCCCAGACTTGTCGCCCTGTACGACACGGTGTGTGCACCTCGCGCAGATTTGGCTTTCTACATCAGACTGGCAGGGACGCTACGCGCTTCGTCGATCGTCGATATTGGCTGCGGTACAGGGCTACTAGCCTGCGAGCTGGCCGGGCGCGGTCACCGCGTGACGGCGGTCGATCCATCGCCGGCCATGCTGGACTTCGCCCGCCATCGTCCGGGCGGCGGTGGGGTGAGCTGGATCGAGGGCACCGCGAGCCGGCTGGGCGAAGTACAGGCCGACTTGGCGATCATGACCGGCCACGTGGCCCAGGTGATCCGCGACGACGAGGGTTGGCAGGGGACGCTGGGCGCCGTACACCGCGCCTTGCGACCGGGGGGGCACGTGGCGTTTGAGAGCCGCAATCCGCGTGCGCGAGCATGGGCGGGGTGGGCGCCGCAGGGATGGCGCCGGAGCATCCAGGACGCTACGCATGGACCCATCGAAGTGTGGAGCCAGTTGATCGAGGTCGCGGGCGCATATGTGCGGTTTGAGATCCACTACCGGTTTTCGTCGTCTGGTGAAGAACTGGTGTCTACGGGCGAATTGCGGTTCCGTACCCGCACCGAACTCACGCAGTCGTTGATCGACGCCGGCTTCTCCGTGGAACACATCTTCGGCGACTGGGACGGTCAACCTGTCAGCGAGGGAAGCCCGGAGCTCATCTTCCAGGCGGTACGCGGTCAACCACCGAGACTATCTCTACGCGTTTGAGTCTGTTTGCGCCGCCAGGCCGGGTGACGCTATCGCATCTCGTGCCAGGCCAATGGCACAACACGCCTCCGGCCCTTGCCAGCCAGTACACCCAGCGCACCCCGCACCGCCGGATCGTAACGCACCACCAATGTGGCATTGTCCAGACGCAGCCCGTACTCTTCGTCGGACGCGACGACAGCGCCGACCACCGTCATCGTCGACCCTGCGTGCATCTCGATGACTCCCTCCGCGACCACAACGCCCTCGACGGCCAAGGAGGCCCCCTCGCCCACGATGAGCGGAGCGTAGAGCTCGCGCGTGAGCGTGATTACCCCAGGAAGCAATCGCGATGACGCCTCATGGTGAATCGTGAGGCGGCTGCCCGGTTGAAGGGTCAGACCACCCTCTGCCGCCAGGAACCCCTCGGCAACGGTCACGTTGGCGTTGCCGGGCAACGTGACGGGGCCGGCCACGACGATCGGACCCACTAGCGGGATGTCCCGACGGCGAATGTATTCGAATAGCGCAGAAATCTCTTCCGGCGTGTAGAGGCTGTTCCGCTTGGACGCGAGGCCTGGCGACTCCATCGCCCGGCCGGCCGCCTGGTTCAGGGCAGCGTTCAACACATTCTGCACAGCCTGGCGACGCAGGGTACCGGCATCCAGGTATGGGACGGCCTCGCGTTCGATGGGACGGAGCGTCACCTCCTCGAGGTTGGTCACGTTGACCCCAAATGAACGGAGGCGGTCGGCTCCCGCAATCGGCTGGTGTAGATCGCCAACTGTGAGCCGCTTGATGTCTGCAAGCCCGAGTTGCAGCGCCCCGCTCCGTCCGGGGCAGGAGGGACCAAGCTCCAAGCTGCTCCCCCGAGTCCGGAACCAGAGTTCGGCATTCACGCCGATGAGGACCCGCGGCAGGCATTCCTGACCGGCTGGCCCGATCAGTGTGACCCCGGCCCGCGGCCCCTCAATCGCCACCAACCCCGCACTGAAGAGCGCGTGATCCAACACCCGGGGAGCGATCTTCGCGGTTACGCGCACGCCGCTGCGAGCCCCGCCCGCCTGGCCCCAGGACACGATGCTCACGAAGTCGTTCGCCAGGTCGCGGACGTCAACGGTGAACTCTCCGCGTAGCCCGCCCGCGTCGATGTGCTCGCGATACCCCAGGGGCCGCCACGAGGCATCATCCGAGCCATCAGGCGCCCGTCCATCGAGATACCAGATGACCTTCTCCACCCCCGCTTCGGCGATGTAGCGGGCCTCCATCGCTCGCAGGCGGTCACCCACGAGGCGCTGCTGGAGATTCATGCGGGCGATAAAGCCCACCCCGAGGATGGTCAGGAGGATGGTCACGACTGCGAGGAAAAGAAGGAGACTCTGGCCCGACTCCTGCCGAGGCCACGGCGGAATTCTCCTACAGGCCTCCGCCCGACGCGCCTCCAGCTGACATGACCTCACAGGTTTCTTGGGCGGATCGACGTCCGCAAAGTGATCGACCTGCCCTGTCGTTCGATCGTCATGGTGAC
This window contains:
- a CDS encoding carbohydrate ABC transporter permease codes for the protein MPFYVLVVTSMKSFAEVSLARMWALPSGLYFSSFVQAWQGNPAHGQRGLAANFLNSVELTVPATILSAWLGSMNGYVLAKVRFRGADVVFPAILFGMFIPYQSVLIPLVQTLQRIGLYGTLQGLIFVHVVYGIPITTLIFRNYYATVPNELVEAGTMDGAGLWGIYQRIMIPLSPPAFVVAAIWQFTSIWNDFLFGVTVTSQPDVQPITVALNNLAGSFVVEWNVQMGGALLAALPTLLVYVFLGRYFIRGLMAGSLKG
- a CDS encoding class I SAM-dependent methyltransferase — protein: MCAPRADLAFYIRLAGTLRASSIVDIGCGTGLLACELAGRGHRVTAVDPSPAMLDFARHRPGGGGVSWIEGTASRLGEVQADLAIMTGHVAQVIRDDEGWQGTLGAVHRALRPGGHVAFESRNPRARAWAGWAPQGWRRSIQDATHGPIEVWSQLIEVAGAYVRFEIHYRFSSSGEELVSTGELRFRTRTELTQSLIDAGFSVEHIFGDWDGQPVSEGSPELIFQAVRGQPPRLSLRV
- a CDS encoding VOC family protein, whose protein sequence is MAAVKLIPEGYHTVTPYLTVQGAARLIDFLKKVFDARETERFERPDGTIGHAELRIGDSVVMLGDVQGESKATSSAMYVYVNDADTIYKRALEAGATSVMEPADQFYGDRHGGVKDPAGNYWWIATHIEDVSPEELKKRAAAFMKQRSSG
- a CDS encoding glutaredoxin family protein, with protein sequence MTIVVYGKPDCSLCEKANAILQHLRREFDFNIEHIDITADPRLFRRYREKIPVLTVDGREIAWGIVTVPTLRSAVKRLLEK
- a CDS encoding helix-turn-helix transcriptional regulator, coding for MTQVAVRKAEQALEHRLASHGQLVRLLALGSAEGVRTFVVEVSNFFTGLGTKAGVPPDQALIITGAVVYDAFPSLLCYRRGHRQAASRLLIARWRAYLGQRVSPRDLFASSCRPTSEDDVLLRVFAATVSGMLVEQAKVSRGRAILARLAGALGLSQDEMGHILGVSGETIRRWGHGKIAVPEQQLAKLDSADAALTRLQALFRPERLPEVIRRPAELFTGERAIDWIQRGRIAEVADRYEMALSYQA
- a CDS encoding RES family NAD+ phosphorylase, yielding MTGPLLVDHGHLVYRVIRQRWQDPLDASHSRGRTDNRWNTQAFQALYACCSERVARAVALDVFRLSGVELEDLNADVRPALVEITWSGTVVDVASADGVIAAGFPPTYPAGISVSETQHAATAWHRAGLEGIVCRSASLARFGFAEWKDPHPPWGEIAIFPQNAKHAPHRRRRRADLDWLRAEPPTAHA